In Leptidea sinapis chromosome 18, ilLepSina1.1, whole genome shotgun sequence, a genomic segment contains:
- the LOC126969592 gene encoding uncharacterized protein LOC126969592: MSTEDDIVPIDLLIDEIEKRDAIWNLNSKDYSNKILKRRSWEELVLIFCKNDDSEEKKKNLGSILQKKWKNLRDAYVKELKKTKHLKSGSSASTPSSFSYFQRLSFLKQVVQKRKTDNSLDVAEVTENPDLDSAVNSSGVQASTENVPRKKFKLHPADEHFANLLQQSINTRNNNAAEKKDDDEDKLFCLSLVREIKKVPENRRLKLKIEIYNLLERYQATRAQPLEDFNYPSTSYSSQRPPRNYHASFQSSQYSNPMQYSDRESTQYGYTTSSYTSPPTSSSQATSPPGDVTCDPSYEDSQELDLFN; the protein is encoded by the exons ATGAGTACCGAAGATGACATTGTGCCTATCGATTTGCTTATCGACGAAATCGAAAAAAGAGATGCGATTTGGAATCTTAACTCTAaggattattcaaataaaatattaaaaagaaggtCTTGGGAAGaactagttttaattttttgcaaaAATGATGATTccgaagaaaaaaagaaaaatttgg GAtcgattttgcaaaaaaaatggaaaaatttacGAGATGCCTATGTAAAAGAacttaagaaaacaaaacatttgaagTCTGGTTCCTCAGCATCAACACCATCTTCATTTTCGTATTTCCAAAGATTGTCATTTCTTAAACAAGTTGTCCAGAAACGAAAAACTGACAACAGCCTTGATGTTGCGGAAGTTACAGAGAATCCTGATTTGGATAGTGCAGTTAACAGCAGCGGCGTTCAAGCTTCAACAGAAAATGTGCCCCGGAAAAAATTCAAACTTCACCCTGCCGATGAACATTTTGCAAATCTTTTACAACAAAGCATAAATACTCGAAATAATAATGCAGCAGAAAAGAAAGATGACGAtgaagataaattattttgtctttCATTGGTTAgggaaataaaaaaagttcCTGAAAACCGGCGTTTAAAactgaaaattgaaatttataatttattagaacGATACCAAGCTACACGAGCACAGCCACTTGAAGATTTTAACTACCCGTCTACTTCATATAGCTCACAACGACCACCCAGAAACTATCATGCTTCATTTCAAAGTTCTCAATATAGCAACCCAATGCAGTACTCTGATAGAGAATCAACACAATATGGCTATACAACTAGTTCATACACTTCACCTCCCACAAGTTCATCGCAAGCAACATCACCCCCGGGTGATGTTACTTGTGACCCGTCATACGAAGATTCTCAAGAATTAGATCTGTTCAATTAA
- the LOC126969575 gene encoding uncharacterized protein LOC126969575 translates to MDVEEAICLWILYRRLRRRRRRQRRYWVHPILSDRLSSSLFVTLYPKLRLHEEIFFNYFRMSVATFDFLYDFIENDLKSSENAVRYCISPKEKLIVTLRYLATGSSFAELQYGYKIGKSTISGIIKQVCQVFWRNLKTLVMSPPTKEIWTQISIQFENKAYFPNCVGALDGKHVRLIQPPESGSMYYNYKHFFSLVLMALCDANYCFIWIDVGAYGKDSDSGVFKETSLFKKLSENSLNLPEPRSITNNESDAFKLPYVIVADEAFAMTKNLMRPYGGKMLSKEKKIFNYRLSLARRYVECTFGIMCNKWRILHRPIDVKIDFAVDIVKAICVLHNLVRMRDGINQDDMINPAPLPNVNPTNSGRAIHEVDNIRTKFTNYFVTEGKLDWQDEMV, encoded by the exons ATGGACGTGGAGGAGGCAATTTGCTTGTGGATTTTATATAGAAGACTGAGACGTCGCAGAAGACGACAAAGGCGATACTGGGTGCATCCAATATTAAGTGACAGACTTTCTTCAAGCCTGTTTGTCACCTTATACCCTAAGTTGAGGTTACAtgaagaaattttttttaattatttccgtATGTCAGTTGCAACCTTTGATTTTTTATACGATTTCattgaaaatgatttaaaatccaGTGAAAATGCTGTAAGATATTGCATATCACCAAAAGAAAAACTCATTGTAACATTGCG GTACCTAGCAACTGGTTCTTCATTTGCAGAGTTACAATATGGTTATAAAATTGGCAAGTCTACGATATCGGGTATAATTAAGCAAGTGTGCCAAGTTTTTTggagaaatttaaaaactttggtCATGAGTCCACCAACAAAAGAAATCTGGACACAAATATCtatacaatttgaaaataaagcATATTTTCCAAATTGTGTTGGAGCGTTGGACGGCAAACACGTTCGTTTAATACAGCCACCAGAATCAGGATCAatgtattacaattataaacactttttctcattagttTTAATGGCTTTATGTGATGCTAACTATTGCTTCATATGGATAGACGTTGGAGCTTACGGAAAAGACAGTGATTCGGGTGTTTTCAAGGAAACGTCATTATTCAAAAAACTCTCAGAAAATTCGTTGAACTTACCAGAGCCTAGATCTATCACAAATAATGAGAGCGATGCATTTAAACTACCATACGTAATTGTAGCTGACGAGGCTTTCGCTATGACTAAAAATTTGATGAGACCCTATGGTGGTAAAATgttgtcaaaagaaaaaaaaatatttaactaccgCCTTTCTTTAGCACGAAGGTATGTCGAATGTACATTTGGCATAATGTGTAACAAGTGGCGTATCTTACACCGGCCAATAGACGTGAAGATAGATTTTGCTGTTGATATCGTCAAAGCTATTTGTGTTTTACATAACTTGGTAAGGATGAGAGATGGTATAAATCAGGATGATATGATCAATCCAGCGCCATTACCTAATGTGAATCCAACTAACAGTGGACGAGCAATCCATGAAGTAGATAATATTCGAACTAaattcacaaattattttgttactgaAGGTAAATTAGATTGGCAAGATGAAATGGTGTAA
- the LOC126969587 gene encoding pancreatic lipase-related protein 2-like, with protein sequence MKIFIAFAAFISLSLAISSTPGDNSHYVEGVSRYIWMPDGDGVPHLVDLHAPIDRQVSRNGADNQYWLYTRRNPTNHQVLRHNDVNSVRNSNFNPSRPIKVLVHGWNSKGSSRMNPQIRDALLHVGDFNVIVVDWRRAAMGTYTTSVWSVPGIGQHLGWFLQFLFNNFGGNWNNLHLIGFSLGAHVIGNAGRTIGGRAGRLTGLDPAGPQWGRNSNAINRNDGVYVENIHTDGGLLGIFDPVGDVDFYPNGGRNRQPGCMLSTCSHSRGYELFAASVRYNHFNGRQCANLNDARNSRCTGASHRMGNAVIGKRGTGLFGVTTGSNWPF encoded by the exons ATGAAGATATTTATAGCTTTCGCTGCATTTATATCAT TATCTCTCGCTATTTCCTCAACCCCTGGTGACAACAGTCACTATGTGGAGGGAGTGAGTCGCTACATCTGGATGCCTGATGGTGATGGAGTGCCGCACCTGGTCGATCTTCATGCACCAATAGACCGTCAAGTGAGCAGAAACGGCGCTGACAATCAGTACTGGCTATATACAAG GCGTAATCCTACGAACCATCAAGTATTGAGACATAATGATGTTAATTCCGTACGCAATTCAAACTTTAATCCAAGCAGACCAATCAAGGTATTAGTGCACGGATGGAATAGTAAAGGATCTTCAAGGATGAACCCACAAATCAGGGACGCGTTACTACATGTGGGAGATTTTAATGTGATAGTAGTGGATTGGCGTAGAGCTGCCATGGGAACATATACAACCTCAGTCTGGTCCGTTCCTGGTATAGGACAGCATCTTGGATGGTTTTTACAGTTCCTTTTTAACAATTTCGGTGGTAATTGGAACAACCTTCATTTGATTGGGTTCAGTTTGGGCGCACACGTTATTGGTAATGCTGGACGTACTATTGGTGGCCGAGCGGGGCGTCTCACTG gtCTTGACCCGGCGGGTCCTCAGTGGGGTCGCAATAGCAACGCCATCAACCGAAACGATGGCGTTTACGTAGAGAACATCCACACAGACGGAGGTTTGCTGGGTATATTTGACCCAGTTGGGGATGTTGACTTCTATCCAAATGGAGGAAGGAATCGTCAGCCTGGATGTATGCTCAGTACCTGTTCACATAGCCGAGGCTATGAACTATTTGCTGCTAGTGTTAGATACAATCATTTCAATGGCAGACAATGTGCAAATCTTAATGATGCCCGCAATAGCCGTTGTACTGGTGCCAGCCATCGAATGGGAAATGCTGTTATTGGTAAAAGAGG GACTGGATTGTTTGGTGTTACTACTGGTTCTAACTGGCCATTCTAA
- the LOC126969581 gene encoding pancreatic triacylglycerol lipase-like, whose protein sequence is MLKFVLIISFYSALCSAVPTNPIISKVEPGLRYQYAQDSDGNNHLVDLWMSINDLSEAARFFPEVSNVYHLFTRSNPTRSQPLLLNNVNMLQESNFDGSRRTIVLIHGWMNSGTSDFNMALIPVLLAAENVNVIVVDWSSGANSLNYRIVNWNSVTSGEAVAKFINFVNQWTGSNLSQYHIIGHGVGGHKAGVVGRNLNGQIGYITGLNPALIGWVNNIDRLSPSDSLYTEVIHTNYLTGYVEELGHVDFYPNGGISMPGCDSNECDHARSFFYFAESVTSGGFTGRECLNYYAAVLRMCDFLSGRLQMGGLTPKYGKTGVYYLETNGARPFSQG, encoded by the exons ATGTTGAAATTTGTGCtaattatttcgttttattCAGCGTTATGTTCTG CGGTGCCAACGAATCCAATTATATCCAAAGTTGAACCTGGCTTACGATATCAATATGCTCAGGATTCCGATGGCAACAACCATCTAGTTGACCTATGGATGTCGATAAATGACCTTTCTGAAGCTGCAAGATTCTTTCCAGAAGTTTCTAACGTCTATCATCTCTTCACAAG gtCAAATCCTACAAGAAGTCAACCTTTATTGCTTAACAATGTCAATATGTTACAAGAGTCAAACTTCGACGGCAGCAGAAGAACTATAGTCTTAATCCACGGTTGGATGAATTCTGGAACATCCGATTTTAATATGGCTTTAATTCCAG TTCTTCTTGCTGCGGAAAATGTTAACGTTATCGTTGTTGACTGGAGTTCTGGAGCTAACTCGCTCAACTATAGAATTGTCAACTGGAACAGTGTGACGTCAGGGGAAGCAGTGGCCAAGTTCATCAACTTTGTCAATCAATGGACAGGCTCAAATTTAAGCCAATATCACATTATTGGACATGGAGTTGGTGGCCATAAGGCTGGTGTTGTGGGAAGAAATCTTAATGGGCAAATAGGTTACATAACTG gtTTGAACCCTGCTCTCATTGGTTGGGTTAACAATATAGATAGATTATCACCAAGTGATTCATTGTATACTGAAGTTATACATACAAACTACTTGACCGGATATGTGGAAGAGCTGGGACACGTCGATTTCTACCCCAATGGGGGCATATCAATGCCTGGATGTGACTCTAATGAGTGCGACCACGCAAGGAGTTTCTTCTACTTTGCTGAATCGGTAACATCAGGCGGATTCACCGGGAGAGAATGTTTAAACTATTATGCAGCTGTACTTAGAATGTGTGATTTTCTCTCAGGACGTCTACAAATGGGCGGTTTAACACCTAAATACGG caaaactGGCGTATACTATTTGGAGACAAACGGCGCTAGACCTTTCTCGCAAGGATAA
- the LOC126969600 gene encoding uncharacterized protein LOC126969600 produces MTLKLTLSLFVALFAVTQAASILDLLDWDNGKKLIEVPELRNDQPNRNCLCKGPACVCCVDFNITFVDLGGPGCVHMKYLSPDDGFSVNVSYGKNLLHSSKIQGTNPAPICLQVFGKFAQVCAKFSELAPTSDGLRGCLELEPKLLGEAQLEFPIGCFKSSPGGMEMEDPPEKPAEEVTTEASATEETTFDAESFLESVYQTAEQGVAFLSSLLDIPSRRNLTTTIKPQTLEEQNQRRVSKTLKHPNQL; encoded by the exons ATGACGCTAAAGTTGACACTTTCGCTCTTTGTGGCGCTGTTTGCGGTGACACAGGCTGCGAGTATTTTAG atttattagATTGGGATAATGGAAAGAAGCTCATTGAAGTGCCAGAGTTGAGAAACGATCAGCCAAACAGAAATTGCTTGTGCAAAGGACCCGCTTGTGTCTGTTGCGTCGACTTTAACATTACCTTCGTCGATCTTGGAGGACCtg GATGTGTTCATATGAAATACTTATCACCAGATGATGGATTTTCAGTCAATGTATCGTACGGTAAAAACCTACTTCACAGCTCTAAAATACAGG GAACAAATCCAGCTCCAATTTGTTTACAAGTATTCGGCAAGTTCGCTCAAGTTTGCGCCAAGTTTAGTGAGCTAGCACCAACGTCAGATGGTCTTCGAGGCTGTCTTGAACTTGAGCCCAAACTTTTAGGAGAAGCGCAATTGGAATTCCCTATTGGCTGCTTTAAGTCTTCACCCGGAGGAATGGAAATGGAGGATCCGCCCGAGAAGCCTGCTGAAGAGGT AACAACAGAGGCATCTGCTACTGAAGAAACAACATTCGATGCTGAATCTTTCCTCGAGAGCGTCTACCAAACCGCAGAGCAAGGAGTTGCCTTCCTCAGCAGCTTATTAGATATACCATCAAGAAGGAACCTCACAACTACGATCAAGCCCCAAACACTTGAAGAACAAAATCAAAGAAGAGTTTCTAAGACATTGAAACACCCAAATCAGCTGTGA